The DNA segment AACGGTTGGAAGGGTGGCATCTTAGCTACTGTCGCTATATTCTTACCGGCATTCTTACTGGTTTTAGGTGCACTGCCTTTTTGGAATATGCTTCGTCAAAATCCAAAGATTAAAGGGGCATTAATGGGGGTCAATGCAGCCGTTGTAGGCATACTGATTGCTGCCTTTTATCAGCCCATCTGGACGAGTTCCATTTTAGCCCCCATTGACTTTGCCTTTGCTGCAGTCTTGTTTAGTATGTTAGTTTATTGGAAGCTTCCACCATGGGTAATAGTCGTTACTGGCGCGGTTGGTGGTTCTGTCATTGCTCTACTGTAACCTTAGGGGGATTGACTGATAATGGGAGTAACGTAGCCGGCTTCTACGTGACCCAAACCTTCTTTTGTGAGTGTGATGGGTAACGTAGCCCAACCGGTTGATACCATAGGAACTATCCTAAAATAAGAAAATGATGTAAAAAACGGCTGAAGATTTCAGCCGTTTTTTACATCATTTCAAACTACGATTTAAGAATGCCTTTGTCCGTTCATTTTGTGGGTTTGTAAACAACTCATCAGGAGAACCAGATTCAACAATTTCCCCATTATCCATAAAGATCACTCGGTTGGCCACTTCTTTAGCGAATCCCATTTCATGTGTTACCACAATCATGGTCATATGCTCTTGAGCAAGGTCCTTCATGACTTGTAGCACTTCTCCGGTCAACTCGGGATCCAAAGCAGAGGTGGGCTCATCGAATAGAAGAATTTCTGGATTCATCATCAACGCCCTGGCAATTGCTACTCTTTGTTTTTGGCCGCCGGAAAGCTTTGCAGGATAAGCCGTTGCGCGGTCTGATAGTCCGATTTTCTTTAGTAATTCACGACTTCGTTGTTGAATTGCCGCAGTGGATTCCTTCTTTAGCATCCTTGGAGCAAGCTCCAAATTTTCCGTAACCGTCAGATGCGGAAAGAGGTTAAAATGTTGAAAGACCATTCCCATTTTGGCATTAATTTGTTTCATCTCTTGTGGATTAGCGTACATACCGTCCTTCACTAAATGACTACCCGCAACAACAATGCTTCCGCCGTCTATTTTTTCAAGATTGACTAAACTGCGGAGCATCGTGCTTTTTCCAGAGCCGGAAGGGCCGATTACCGCAACGACATCATTTTTCTTCACGTTAAAGCTAATCTGTTTTAATACATTCAGATTGCCATACGATTTTTTGAGACTAGTAATTTCTATAATAGCCATTTTATACACTCCTTCCTAATCAAATTTGAGCCGTCTTTCCATCCATTTAAAGAACATCGTTAAAATCAGTGTCATAATCAGATAAATGATACCTGCCACAAAGAATGGCACAATGGTAAAATCACGGTTTACAGCTGTTTGAGCAAAGTGCAGCAATTCAGGAACAGCAACGGCATAGAGTAACGCCGTATCTTTTACCAATGTTACAGATTCGTTCGCCACAGAGGGAAGGGCGATACGGAACATTTGCGGCAAAATGACTCTCGTCAATGTCTGCCATTTATTTAATCCTAGAACTTGAGACGCCTCATATTGACCTTTATCAATAGCAAGCAGACCCCCACGGAAAATTTCAGCAAAATAGGCCGCATAATTCAAGATAAATCCTAGGCAAGCTGCTACGAATCGGTCTATCACTAAGTATTCACCCACAACGGGAATCATAGGTAAACCAAAGCATATAAATAGGAGCTGGAGCAAAAGCGGTGTACCGCGCATGATATAAATATAGGCCTCTGCAATCAGGGATAGAGGCTTAAAACGGCTGCCAACAGCTAGTGTTAATAGAAACCCCAGTGGAATGGACACCACAATGGCGATGAGAAACAAGAGGACGGTCATCTGTGCCCCTTCCAGCATGGGTTTAAGGATAGACATTATATAATCGAATGACATAGGAATTCCTCCAAAAACAAAACAGGCTTCCCAAAGGAAATCCTGTTCTGCCTTATATTCGTTATTTTAATACTTTATCTTCGCCAAACCATTTCTTGGATACTTGAGCGGCAGTGCCATCTTCATTCATATCATCAAGTGCTTTTTGAAGATTTTTCAATAATTCTTCATTTCCTTTTTTTACACCAATACCATATTCTTCTGGAGCTAAAGATTCATCTAATACTTTAAATGCCTCTTGCTCTTTTGTCATATAATAATTGATTACAATTTCATCAATAACGACTGCATCTAAACGACCACTCTTAAGGTCAGTCAATGCTTGTACATTGTCCGCAAACTCTGTAACAGTTTTAATTTTAGACTTAATCGGTGCTGCGTCTAATGCATCTGCTGCAGAAGAAAGTGATTGTAAACCAACAACCTTTCCTTTTAGATCATCTAATTTAGAAAGGCTCGAATCAGCTCTTGTGACAACTACTTGTGCATTTTTTAAATAAGGCTTCGTGAAAAGAACCTTCTTTTTACGTTCATCTGTAATAGTGTAACCGTTCCAAATCAGGTCAATGCGCCCACTGCTTAACTCCGCTTCTTTTGTGCTCCAATCGATTGGTTGAAACTTTACCTTTTTCCCCATCTTATCTGCTGCTGCTTTCGCTAAGTCGATATCAAATCCAACAATTTTGTTATTTTCATCTCTGAAGCCCATTGGTGCGAACTTGTCGTCGATCCCAATGACTAGTGTTTTATTTTCTTTTCCCTCTGCTGACTTAGAAGAACATCCTGTAACGAGAGATAACATTGCTGCTATGACTAGAACAATAGTAGCTAAACGTTTCATATTAAAATACCACCTTATTATTTTTGTAAATTAACTTTAGTGCGTTACCACGCTATTACACTACCATATTATCAAAGTGTCGTATATAGCTTGATAAATAATAGAAATATTAAAAATATTTAACCGTAAAGCCTGAAGAAGCTATGGAAAGGTCATCTAGGTGTTCAATACACATGGTTCATATTTTACAATTGTATGAACAAATGAAATTTGGAGGATTACTTCATAAAAAATGCAAGGTTTCTGCATTAAATCTGCAAATTCCCCCTCTACATTTAACGTATAAACATTTAATAGTTAATCTACTTTGTGGAGGTGGAAAGTTTGAATAGGATTTTTTTATTTTTGTTGGCAGCAGCCTTTATATTTTCATTTGATGTAAGAGTCCTCGCAGATGAAGGGCATTCACATGATCAAAAAATGGAACATGAAAACATGAACCATGATGATATGAATATGAATATTATGGATCATGAAGGAATGGACATGGATCATGAAAGCAGTAGCGATCATGAAGGGATGGACATGGATCATGAAAGCGGAAGTGATCATGAAGGAATGAATATGGATCATGGCAGCGGAAGTGATATGGAAGGGATGGACATGGAGGGAGGAAGCCATGAACATCACGGACCAGTGGTTGAAACGCCGCCAAATTATAAAATCTTAGGAACATATGGTGCAGTGAATCTAGCATTTATCTTAATCGGTATTTGGAATAAATGGTTTCGTAGGAATGGGGGAGTAAATAATGGCAATGCCTGAGAAGAACTTAAAACCGGAAAAGGAATCATTCGACTTATTATCCATTCCTGTGGTTAAAAAATTTGTTAAAAGTAAATGGTATCCTGGGATCTTTCAATGGATGGTTATTTTCGTATTTTCTATTATTGTTTATGAACTCGTAATGGGAACTGTGGATCCAAGTAAAAACTTCGGTACAACCATGACTTGGGTGTTATGGTGGCCAATCATTCCTATATTATTTTTAGTAACCGGCCGCTTTTGGTGTGCCATTTGCCCGTTTGGGAAATTAAGTGATATCGTTAGGAAGTTCGTTGGTAGCAAGCGTCCTATGCCGAAATTCTTAAGAAAATATGGGATTTGGCTCATTGATTTATTTTTCATTGCTATCACATATAGTGACCACGTATGGGGAATCGTAGAGTCGCCACGAGGATCAGGTTATTTATTACTGTTACTAGTAACAATGGTAGTAGCAACGTCTGTTTTTTACGAAAGAAGAACCTTCTGTAAAACACTTTGTTTTCTTGGGGGACTTGCAGGAAACTATTCGCGTTCGGGTGCATTAAAGGTACAGGCGACACCTGACATCTGTAAAACGTGTAAAGTGCAATCCTGCTACAAAGGAACGGAAGGCGTGGAAGGTTGTCCAATGTTCCAGTTTCCACGAACAATGGAATCTAGTGCAGAATGTAATATTTGCGGTAACTGTGTAAAAAACTGTCCTAACAATTCCGTTAAAATTACGACTAGAGTTCCTACAAAAGAATTATGGGGCTTGAAAAATCCGAAGCTTGAGCACGCTTCCTTAGCTGCCGTTATTATGGGGATCGTGTTTGTACAAAACATTACCATGCTTGAACCTTGGCAGAAAATTTTAAGTGCTATTGGAACGGTTACTGGTACATCTAATTACAATGTTAACTTTACTGTTGCCTTTATTATTGCAATGGCTTTACCAATTCTATTACTATTGGGAACTGCAAAACTGGCCTCCTTACTTGGAATGGAAGGTACCGTCAAAAAGAACTTTACTCGTTTTGGATATGCGATTATTCCTTTAGATTTAGCTGGACACTTAGCTCATAACTTATTTCATATTTTCACAGAAGGCAAGGCTGTATGGTTTAACTCCATCCGCCTTTTTGGAGTAGAAACAAATCCTGCAGGTTTAAGTCTCGCCCCAACCCCAACGGTTCAACTGATTCAGTATATCGTTATTTTAATAGGATTAGTTGGTACTTCATATGTTGTGTACAGAATGGGGAAAAAGACAGCATTTAAAGCAATGCTTCCCTACTATTTACTGATGTTTGCACTAGCTGTCGCTAACATATACTTATTCTCACTTCCTATGATGCACAGAGTGTAATACTAAATGAAAAGACATCACCACCCACTATTAGATGGGATTGGTGATGTCTTTTTGTTTTTTTTACAAAAAAAGCAAAAAACGTTGACATTCAAACCCCTGTTTGAATATCATATAGTCAAACGAACATTTGAATGAAGAAGGTGAATAGTTATGAAGGATCGCGATGTATGCGAGATTACCTGTGTCGATAATGAAAAAACCGCTCGAGTCGGGCAACAGCTCGAAAAAGATCATAATATCAGTGAAGTAATCAAGATTTTTAAAGCTCTTTCGGATGAAACCCGGATGAAAATAGCATATGCACTGACACTTGAAGATGAGCTTTGTGTTTGTGATGTGGCCCATATTGTTGGAGCAACGACCGCAACTGCATCCCATCATTTACGTCATCTAAACAATCTTGGCCTTGCCAAATATCGTAAAGAGGGAAAGCTGGTTTATTATTCGCTTGATGACGACCATGTTAAGCAATTAATTCATATTGCATTTGCCCATCAGGAGGAGGTGGCTGGACGTGAGTGAGACGATTGAAAAACAAGTCTATCGGGTGCAAGGCTTTTCCTGAACAAGCTGTGCCGCAAAGTTCGAAAAGAACGTCCAACACCTGGATGGTGTGGTTGATGCAAAAGTAAATTTTGGAGCCTCTAAGCTCACAGTCTATGGAGATACCACCTTAGATGCATTACATGAAGCAGGAGCGTTTGAAAAACTAACGATTCACCCTGAAAAAGAGCATCCTCCAGTGGCAGTAAAGGAGCCGCTTTGGAAGCAATATTCCCTTTTAGGGCTATCCTTGTTGTTTCTGTTAGCCGGGTACATTTTTTCATCAAATATCCTATTTGCCGCTTCTATTTTACTAGGAGGCTTGCCTCTTTTTAAAACAGGCTTAAAGAATCTAATCCGATTCGATTTTGATATGAAAACGCTCATGACCGTGGCGATTATTGGGGCAGCTATTATCGGAGAGTGGAGTGAAGGGGCAGTAGTTGTCATCTTATTTGCCATCAGCGAAGTCCTTGAAGGTTATTCTATGGATAAAGCAAGAGCCTCGATTCGGTCATTGATGGAAATGGCGCCCACAGAGGCACTAGTTGTTCGAAACGGCAAAGAGATGTTACTAAAGGCAGAAAATATTGAAGCTGGAGATCTCATGCTTGTTAAGCCTGGGCAAATGATTGCAATGGATGGAGTCATTATTGAGGGAGCATCCTCCATCAATCAAGCTGCAATTACCGGTGAATCTGTTCCGGTTGAAAAAGTCATTAACGACGAGGTTTTCGCTGGAACACTGAATGTAGAAGGATTTCTTAAAGTAAGGATAACGAAGCTAGTAGACGATACGACCATTGCAAAAATTATTCATTTAGTGGAAGAAGCACAAGGGGAAAAGGCACCTTCCCAACGCTTTGTCGATCGGTTTGCCAAGTATTATACGCCGGTGATTATGGTAATTGCTGCCCTCGTGGCGGTTATCCCGCCGCTGTTGTTTGCAGCAAGCTGGCAGGAGTGGATTTACCAAGGGCTTGCAGTATTAGTGGTTGGATGCCCATGTGCACTGGTCATTTCTACCCCGGTTTCCATCGTTACCGCCATTGGAAATGCTGCTCGGAACGGTGTGTTAATAAAGGGTGGAAACTTTTTAGAAGAAGCGGGAGCACTAAAGGCGATTGCCTTTGATAAAACGGGGACATTGACAAAAGGGGTTCCTGCTGTAACAGACTTTATTAATTATACAGACAATGAAGACTTACTATCCATCGTTGCTGCAATTGAAAGTAGGTCACAGCATCCACTTGCGAATGCCATTATTAATAAAGCAGCATATAGTAACAGAGATTTCAAAGTCGATGATTTCTTATCTGTAACAGGAAAAGGAATTACAGGTGTAGTCAATGGAACTGAATATCGGGTTGGAAACTTGAAGTTATTTGATGAAGTTCCTGACTATGTGTTGAATGAAATGACCTCACTTCAAGAACAAGGGAAGACCGTTATGATTGTTGGAACCGCACACGAAATTCTAGCAGTGATTGCCGTTGCCGATGAAGTGCGTGAGAGCAGTAGAGCAGTAATCGAGCGCCTCCATCAGCTAGGGATTGAGCATACAATCTTGTTAACAGGAGATAATCAAGCAACCGCTAAGGCGATAGGTAACGAGGCAGGAGTCACCGAAATGGAGGGTGAATTACTGCCACAGGATAAGTTAGATTTTATTAAGAAATTAAAAAATCAGTTTGG comes from the Neobacillus sp. PS2-9 genome and includes:
- a CDS encoding amino acid ABC transporter permease produces the protein MSFDYIMSILKPMLEGAQMTVLLFLIAIVVSIPLGFLLTLAVGSRFKPLSLIAEAYIYIMRGTPLLLQLLFICFGLPMIPVVGEYLVIDRFVAACLGFILNYAAYFAEIFRGGLLAIDKGQYEASQVLGLNKWQTLTRVILPQMFRIALPSVANESVTLVKDTALLYAVAVPELLHFAQTAVNRDFTIVPFFVAGIIYLIMTLILTMFFKWMERRLKFD
- a CDS encoding amino acid ABC transporter substrate-binding protein yields the protein MKRLATIVLVIAAMLSLVTGCSSKSAEGKENKTLVIGIDDKFAPMGFRDENNKIVGFDIDLAKAAADKMGKKVKFQPIDWSTKEAELSSGRIDLIWNGYTITDERKKKVLFTKPYLKNAQVVVTRADSSLSKLDDLKGKVVGLQSLSSAADALDAAPIKSKIKTVTEFADNVQALTDLKSGRLDAVVIDEIVINYYMTKEQEAFKVLDESLAPEEYGIGVKKGNEELLKNLQKALDDMNEDGTAAQVSKKWFGEDKVLK
- a CDS encoding heavy metal translocating P-type ATPase, which codes for MDVSETIEKQVYRVQGFSUTSCAAKFEKNVQHLDGVVDAKVNFGASKLTVYGDTTLDALHEAGAFEKLTIHPEKEHPPVAVKEPLWKQYSLLGLSLLFLLAGYIFSSNILFAASILLGGLPLFKTGLKNLIRFDFDMKTLMTVAIIGAAIIGEWSEGAVVVILFAISEVLEGYSMDKARASIRSLMEMAPTEALVVRNGKEMLLKAENIEAGDLMLVKPGQMIAMDGVIIEGASSINQAAITGESVPVEKVINDEVFAGTLNVEGFLKVRITKLVDDTTIAKIIHLVEEAQGEKAPSQRFVDRFAKYYTPVIMVIAALVAVIPPLLFAASWQEWIYQGLAVLVVGCPCALVISTPVSIVTAIGNAARNGVLIKGGNFLEEAGALKAIAFDKTGTLTKGVPAVTDFINYTDNEDLLSIVAAIESRSQHPLANAIINKAAYSNRDFKVDDFLSVTGKGITGVVNGTEYRVGNLKLFDEVPDYVLNEMTSLQEQGKTVMIVGTAHEILAVIAVADEVRESSRAVIERLHQLGIEHTILLTGDNQATAKAIGNEAGVTEMEGELLPQDKLDFIKKLKNQFGRVAMVGDGVNDAPALAAATVGIAMGGAGTDTALETADIALMNDDLKKLAFTIKLSRRTLQIIKQNITLSIVVKLLALLLVVPGWLTLWIAIFADMGVTLLVTLNGLRLLRVKE
- a CDS encoding metalloregulator ArsR/SmtB family transcription factor, with the translated sequence MKDRDVCEITCVDNEKTARVGQQLEKDHNISEVIKIFKALSDETRMKIAYALTLEDELCVCDVAHIVGATTATASHHLRHLNNLGLAKYRKEGKLVYYSLDDDHVKQLIHIAFAHQEEVAGRE
- a CDS encoding amino acid ABC transporter ATP-binding protein, with amino-acid sequence MAIIEITSLKKSYGNLNVLKQISFNVKKNDVVAVIGPSGSGKSTMLRSLVNLEKIDGGSIVVAGSHLVKDGMYANPQEMKQINAKMGMVFQHFNLFPHLTVTENLELAPRMLKKESTAAIQQRSRELLKKIGLSDRATAYPAKLSGGQKQRVAIARALMMNPEILLFDEPTSALDPELTGEVLQVMKDLAQEHMTMIVVTHEMGFAKEVANRVIFMDNGEIVESGSPDELFTNPQNERTKAFLNRSLK
- a CDS encoding 4Fe-4S binding protein, encoding MAMPEKNLKPEKESFDLLSIPVVKKFVKSKWYPGIFQWMVIFVFSIIVYELVMGTVDPSKNFGTTMTWVLWWPIIPILFLVTGRFWCAICPFGKLSDIVRKFVGSKRPMPKFLRKYGIWLIDLFFIAITYSDHVWGIVESPRGSGYLLLLLVTMVVATSVFYERRTFCKTLCFLGGLAGNYSRSGALKVQATPDICKTCKVQSCYKGTEGVEGCPMFQFPRTMESSAECNICGNCVKNCPNNSVKITTRVPTKELWGLKNPKLEHASLAAVIMGIVFVQNITMLEPWQKILSAIGTVTGTSNYNVNFTVAFIIAMALPILLLLGTAKLASLLGMEGTVKKNFTRFGYAIIPLDLAGHLAHNLFHIFTEGKAVWFNSIRLFGVETNPAGLSLAPTPTVQLIQYIVILIGLVGTSYVVYRMGKKTAFKAMLPYYLLMFALAVANIYLFSLPMMHRV